One region of Chlorobiota bacterium genomic DNA includes:
- a CDS encoding aminoacyl-tRNA hydrolase: MPTPQAPTRILLGLGNPGSRYAATRHNIGWMALEAVAERMKLEWKPGRGDYWEAVGDWRGQRCLLAKPTTYMNNSGQAAAQLLERYNLLPADMLVIVDEFQFAVGKIQIKPSGSSGGHNGLESLIYQLGTRDFPRLRCGIGREFGPGQMADYVLSPFPPEQQEAVQQMILQARDAMLDWAAEGTQRAMVLHNNRGTVAG, from the coding sequence ATGCCTACGCCGCAAGCCCCAACCCGCATTCTGCTTGGACTTGGCAACCCCGGCAGCCGATACGCGGCCACGCGCCACAACATCGGATGGATGGCACTGGAGGCAGTGGCCGAGCGGATGAAGTTGGAATGGAAGCCCGGGCGCGGCGATTACTGGGAAGCCGTTGGCGATTGGCGCGGCCAGCGTTGCCTGCTGGCAAAGCCAACAACGTACATGAACAATAGCGGGCAAGCCGCAGCCCAACTGCTGGAACGCTACAACCTTCTCCCAGCCGATATGCTGGTGATTGTTGATGAATTCCAATTCGCAGTCGGGAAAATTCAGATAAAGCCGTCGGGGTCGTCGGGGGGGCACAACGGGTTGGAATCGCTGATCTATCAGTTAGGAACGCGTGACTTCCCGCGGTTGCGGTGCGGTATCGGAAGGGAATTCGGGCCGGGGCAAATGGCCGATTACGTCCTTTCTCCCTTCCCCCCCGAGCAGCAAGAAGCGGTGCAGCAAATGATCCTTCAGGCCCGCGACGCAATGCTGGACTGGGCTGCCGAAGGAACCCAGCGGGCAATGGTGCTGCACAACAATCGAGGGACGGTGGCCGGGTAG
- the rpsF gene encoding 30S ribosomal protein S6 produces the protein MNNNHYEITVIYNGMLEDDQVKPYVDQTVEMISRHGGTIKNTDVWGRRRLAYPIDKKNNGYYIQFAVEAPGEMVHHLERFFHIEENVMRHLILQFSQRDLQRREEAKEKHAAAAAAEAAARAAEEAAAAGDVDDED, from the coding sequence GTGAACAACAACCATTATGAAATCACGGTGATCTACAACGGAATGTTGGAAGATGACCAGGTGAAGCCGTACGTGGACCAAACCGTGGAGATGATTAGCCGCCACGGTGGAACCATCAAAAACACCGACGTTTGGGGCCGCCGCCGTTTGGCTTACCCAATTGACAAGAAGAACAACGGCTACTATATCCAATTTGCCGTCGAGGCACCGGGGGAGATGGTGCACCATTTGGAGCGGTTCTTCCACATTGAGGAGAACGTGATGCGCCATTTGATTCTGCAATTCAGCCAGCGCGACTTGCAGCGGCGCGAGGAAGCCAAGGAGAAACACGCCGCAGCCGCCGCTGCCGAAGCCGCCGCACGCGCCGCCGAGGAAGCCGCCGCAGCTGGCGATGTTGATGACGAAGACTAA
- a CDS encoding single-stranded DNA-binding protein: MADMRMPELNSVLIAGNLTKDPVIRHTRNGTPVANFSIASNRKFRSGDNQWQEDVCYVGIVAWNRLAESCADKLRKGSAVLVEGELQSRTWTSEEGNTRSTVEIKARRIQFLNKRRLSDVGDGSEYDDSEEEFSVFEADYDEQFTPRSNLNGSPEREP; this comes from the coding sequence ATGGCCGACATGAGAATGCCAGAATTGAACTCGGTGCTGATTGCGGGCAACCTCACCAAGGACCCGGTGATTCGTCACACGCGCAACGGCACTCCGGTGGCAAATTTTTCGATAGCCAGCAACCGCAAATTCCGCAGCGGCGATAACCAGTGGCAGGAAGATGTCTGCTACGTTGGCATTGTTGCATGGAACCGGCTGGCCGAAAGCTGCGCCGATAAACTCCGCAAAGGAAGCGCGGTGCTGGTGGAAGGGGAGCTGCAAAGCCGCACCTGGACCAGCGAAGAAGGGAACACACGCTCAACCGTCGAGATCAAAGCGCGGCGTATCCAATTCCTGAACAAACGCCGCCTAAGCGATGTTGGCGACGGAAGCGAGTACGACGACAGCGAAGAAGAATTCAGCGTCTTCGAAGCCGATTACGACGAGCAGTTTACGCCCCGCAGCAACCTTAACGGCTCCCCCGAACGGGAACCATAA
- a CDS encoding 50S ribosomal protein L9, with protein MKVILRQNYENLGTIGELVEVKDGFARNFLIPRQIAYRATPGAMRAIESEKKRYDAQQAKLEAEARTQAERLESVSITIPMRVGEGDRLFGSVTAIMIADELGRQGHTVDRRAIQLEEPIKQLGMFDVPVKMHTNVTATLKVFVVDKDAEVQ; from the coding sequence ATGAAAGTTATACTTCGTCAGAACTATGAAAATCTGGGAACCATCGGGGAATTGGTGGAAGTGAAAGACGGCTTTGCCCGCAACTTCCTGATCCCACGCCAGATTGCCTACCGCGCCACGCCAGGCGCGATGCGTGCCATCGAGTCGGAGAAGAAACGCTACGACGCACAGCAAGCCAAACTGGAAGCCGAAGCACGCACCCAAGCCGAACGCTTGGAGTCGGTCTCCATCACCATCCCAATGCGCGTTGGGGAAGGGGATCGCTTGTTCGGCTCCGTTACCGCAATCATGATTGCCGATGAACTTGGCCGCCAGGGCCACACCGTGGACCGCCGCGCTATCCAGCTGGAAGAGCCAATCAAACAGCTTGGAATGTTCGACGTTCCGGTGAAAATGCACACCAACGTCACCGCCACCTTGAAGGTGTTTGTGGTGGATAAGGATGCAGAAGTTCAGTAA
- a CDS encoding cyclase family protein yields MNPSARTILDLTQTLAPGIPIWPGDPSVAIDPVATIPDSGYLLHQLQLGEASGTHFACSAHFATDGVTMEAFPAEQLIVPGVCIDVRQAVLHDSDFELTVDWIQQWEKANGSIPERSAVLLCTGWSRHWHSPERYLAPPTPGYGLAAAQMLAQQRGVVGLGIDTHGIDRGSDTTFSVNNYWLHGGRFHLENLTNLESLPAAGFMLFVGALNIAGGAGSPARVLAMVGSNW; encoded by the coding sequence ATGAATCCTTCAGCCAGAACAATTCTTGATCTAACACAAACGCTTGCCCCCGGTATTCCAATTTGGCCGGGCGACCCTTCGGTGGCGATTGATCCGGTGGCAACCATTCCCGATTCTGGATACTTGCTCCACCAACTTCAGCTTGGCGAGGCCAGCGGGACGCACTTCGCTTGCAGCGCGCATTTCGCCACGGATGGAGTGACGATGGAGGCCTTCCCAGCCGAGCAACTGATCGTGCCCGGGGTCTGCATTGATGTCCGCCAGGCGGTTCTGCACGATTCAGATTTTGAGCTTACGGTGGATTGGATTCAGCAATGGGAGAAGGCGAATGGAAGCATCCCTGAGCGTTCGGCGGTACTGCTTTGCACGGGGTGGAGCCGCCACTGGCATTCCCCCGAACGCTACCTTGCACCGCCCACCCCGGGCTACGGCCTTGCCGCCGCGCAGATGCTGGCCCAGCAGCGCGGCGTTGTTGGATTGGGGATTGACACCCACGGCATTGACCGCGGAAGCGATACCACTTTCAGCGTCAACAACTACTGGCTGCACGGGGGGCGGTTCCATCTGGAGAATCTGACGAATTTGGAATCGCTTCCGGCGGCGGGGTTCATGTTGTTTGTGGGGGCGTTGAACATTGCCGGCGGAGCGGGAAGCCCGGCGCGAGTGCTGGCGATGGTGGGAAGCAATTGGTAG
- the panB gene encoding 3-methyl-2-oxobutanoate hydroxymethyltransferase — translation MTSSPSAIKRVTTRSLQEMKRNGTRIAALTAYDALIARIFDEAGIDVLLVGDSVANVVQGHQTTLPVTLDEIIYHTKATTRGVQRAMVVTDMPFMSYQVRVDEAFRNAGRIMKETDASAVKLEGGIEYAETVSRMTASGIPVMGHLGLQPQSIHQYGGYRPRGTTPEEAEKIISDAHALEQAGAFSIVLEKIPAELAQRVTSGLTIPTIGIGAGAGCDGQILVYADMLGLTVDFNPRFVRRYEQFADRARDAARQYADDIRAGTFPNENESY, via the coding sequence ATGACATCGTCTCCATCGGCAATCAAACGCGTCACCACCCGATCGCTTCAGGAAATGAAGCGGAACGGGACGCGCATTGCGGCATTAACCGCCTACGACGCGCTTATCGCCAGAATTTTTGATGAGGCAGGGATTGATGTGCTGCTGGTTGGCGACTCCGTTGCCAACGTGGTCCAGGGTCACCAGACCACGCTTCCGGTGACGTTGGATGAGATCATCTACCACACCAAAGCCACCACACGTGGCGTGCAGCGGGCAATGGTGGTCACCGATATGCCCTTCATGAGCTACCAAGTTCGGGTGGACGAAGCGTTCCGCAACGCGGGGCGGATTATGAAGGAAACCGATGCCAGCGCGGTGAAGTTGGAAGGGGGAATTGAGTACGCCGAAACCGTCAGCCGGATGACCGCTTCCGGAATTCCGGTGATGGGGCATTTGGGATTGCAGCCGCAATCTATCCACCAGTACGGCGGATACCGCCCGCGCGGAACCACTCCAGAAGAAGCCGAGAAAATCATCAGCGATGCCCACGCGCTGGAACAGGCCGGGGCGTTTAGCATTGTGCTGGAAAAAATCCCTGCCGAGCTTGCGCAGCGCGTCACCAGCGGGCTAACAATCCCAACGATTGGAATCGGCGCCGGCGCCGGCTGCGACGGCCAGATACTGGTGTACGCCGATATGCTGGGGCTAACCGTTGATTTCAACCCGCGCTTTGTCCGCCGCTACGAGCAGTTTGCCGACCGCGCCCGCGATGCCGCACGCCAGTATGCCGACGACATCCGCGCCGGCACCTTCCCGAATGAAAATGAGAGCTATTAA
- a CDS encoding dTDP-4-dehydrorhamnose 3,5-epimerase family protein: MKRPSEITVEDLLHIPFRQKSTFHGPTIDGVKFKPLKTIVDGRGDVIELWSLPWVEPEGLAVPQHAYQSATDYGVVKCWHLHELHTDQFTVTRGKMQVVCADVRADSPTFGEVNSFIIGIQRPALILIPPGVMHGWKALSQPETIVVNFQTLPYDPADEFKFPWDCVLPEVWEPRNG, translated from the coding sequence ATGAAACGACCATCGGAGATTACGGTGGAGGACCTGCTCCACATACCTTTTCGCCAAAAATCCACCTTCCACGGCCCAACGATTGATGGGGTGAAATTCAAGCCGCTGAAAACAATAGTGGATGGGCGCGGCGACGTGATTGAGTTATGGAGCTTGCCCTGGGTGGAGCCAGAAGGGCTGGCGGTTCCGCAACACGCCTACCAGTCGGCAACCGATTACGGCGTGGTGAAATGCTGGCACCTGCATGAGCTTCACACGGACCAGTTCACCGTGACGCGGGGGAAGATGCAAGTGGTGTGCGCCGACGTCCGCGCCGATTCGCCCACGTTTGGGGAAGTGAACAGCTTCATCATCGGCATCCAACGCCCCGCGCTGATCCTTATCCCGCCCGGGGTGATGCACGGCTGGAAAGCCCTAAGCCAACCAGAAACCATTGTGGTGAACTTCCAAACCCTTCCCTACGACCCCGCCGACGAGTTCAAGTTCCCGTGGGATTGCGTGCTCCCTGAGGTGTGGGAGCCGAGGAATGGGTGA
- a CDS encoding TraB/GumN family protein, translating to MRLYHSSLLLAGLLFVFSVTISQPGNRAADVTQSNNTLLWRISGNGVRQHSYLFGTYHTRDPRAFQFTDSMVAAFNHCTAFFGELHLDSAVRDFYQHYWSETLLDIAALFTSATSGTHRLAARDSTWEMTLFSKEVELAAGAYPVFLDAWLFRHAELQGKRVGGLEDLATQLKEFIPDSIAAWRRSDLAEESANGGKSRKNHRGLAIRFLRYMQEGQIAFYQDQDIESIEQTFNWAREAHGRKAVEVMLDDRSLGMANRIDSLVQIAPSFVAVGCAHLLGEKGIIAILRKKGYTVTPVHSQKSGATIAHDTARLVRADWQAYPVFHQSATVELPLEPVELPPAARSSGGWGGRLAIASDAGTGVNYFLAQLTLPPHRIITDWPALMQASLAGFADSSTQLTITQVQPDTAAGPNALAVAATSNRLRARLMMRDGQLYLLLAITDTNLAQKGDAERFFRSFRFAPTPASRWEPLAFDTGRCHLQFPSNRQIFLTSSDESNLPQQGAVAVENGTTFTITVEQVPSYQYFQSDSARMVSKIFAIRSQNRASFPTITADSAALVSGFLQLRFAMQADGGGMRGSILRKGTFEYLLTASNPSAMPSQASVDSFLASFQLLPPAPIQWESFSSEVLGFSVDFPGEPEIAEQTNNARRYGSPNDEATAVTFHDMRNGGKYTVGALLLNQYARFLSTDTLFRSEVQGFYSKDSILSSMEIASSNGNVREYIYGQPQNVVATRYRLVQQGRHVFLISYFGSKNQLHDSAVDRFFASFQAHPTSTEQWEMAADKVPQFFGDLLEEEYSGPASTLAERSDVTELLRMEPHHTPIIYSTIDSLLAAGWASEAEEAVAANIITWLEEVNDTATTQFLRERYSDFPSEPLREAVLNTLIALGSRQSLQALSELLQQYQPDGNRLRWLARAGIDSGTTGVMYPGILSLAELEPYQEALYWLTLRALDSNLISLATLAPHRTLLLRNFRNHLAEFVRLNNTQSSENSSAGDEAELNEARWNVRWKLLNLANYLSRLPAVADVDSLLRECAAVSDPQIAAAAAIALLQHGVEVDTGVLQRYATPLENRTWLYRWMLGSGVAEHFPAEFKNPTSFATSSLAEWFEAEDGVPAIIELIAERSIRWKGVVSVGYLFRFTWDSTAARANWSRGLVVANAATQPDTNPTILTDYDALEGLSVDEQFRYFIEVIGE from the coding sequence ATGCGACTCTACCATTCCTCCCTTCTTCTTGCAGGCCTGCTTTTTGTTTTCTCCGTTACTATTTCCCAGCCGGGAAATCGGGCAGCCGATGTGACGCAATCCAACAACACCTTGCTGTGGCGCATCAGCGGCAATGGGGTGCGCCAGCATTCATATTTGTTCGGAACCTACCATACCCGTGACCCCCGCGCCTTCCAGTTTACCGACTCTATGGTGGCGGCATTCAACCATTGCACCGCGTTTTTTGGCGAGCTTCACCTTGATTCCGCCGTGCGCGATTTCTACCAACACTATTGGTCCGAAACCCTGCTGGATATCGCCGCATTGTTCACCTCGGCCACCTCTGGAACCCACCGCTTGGCCGCACGGGATTCCACGTGGGAAATGACGCTGTTTAGCAAGGAGGTTGAGCTTGCTGCCGGGGCATATCCGGTCTTCCTTGATGCGTGGCTGTTCCGCCATGCCGAGTTGCAAGGGAAGCGGGTGGGAGGATTGGAGGATTTAGCAACGCAGTTGAAAGAGTTTATCCCCGACTCGATAGCGGCTTGGCGCAGAAGCGATTTGGCGGAAGAAAGCGCAAACGGGGGAAAGAGCAGAAAAAATCACAGAGGATTGGCCATTCGATTCCTGAGGTATATGCAGGAAGGGCAGATAGCGTTTTACCAAGATCAAGACATTGAGAGCATCGAGCAGACATTCAATTGGGCAAGGGAAGCGCACGGGCGCAAGGCGGTGGAGGTAATGTTAGACGACCGCAGCCTGGGCATGGCCAACCGGATTGACTCGCTTGTTCAGATTGCCCCCAGCTTTGTGGCCGTGGGGTGCGCGCATCTGCTGGGGGAGAAGGGGATCATTGCCATCCTGCGGAAAAAGGGCTACACCGTCACCCCGGTTCACTCGCAAAAATCTGGGGCAACCATTGCCCACGACACCGCACGGTTGGTTCGGGCCGATTGGCAGGCCTACCCCGTGTTTCACCAATCGGCCACGGTGGAGCTTCCGCTGGAGCCGGTGGAGCTTCCGCCCGCCGCAAGAAGTTCCGGCGGATGGGGCGGGCGGCTTGCCATTGCCTCCGATGCCGGAACAGGCGTGAACTACTTTTTGGCCCAGCTGACCCTTCCTCCCCACCGGATTATCACCGATTGGCCGGCGCTGATGCAGGCTTCCCTTGCCGGTTTTGCCGACAGCAGCACCCAGCTTACTATCACCCAAGTCCAGCCCGACACCGCCGCCGGACCGAACGCCCTTGCCGTGGCCGCAACCAGCAACAGGCTTCGCGCCCGGCTGATGATGCGCGACGGCCAACTCTATCTGCTCCTTGCCATCACCGATACGAACCTGGCGCAGAAAGGGGATGCCGAGCGGTTCTTCCGTTCTTTCCGGTTTGCCCCAACGCCGGCAAGCCGTTGGGAGCCGTTAGCGTTCGACACCGGGCGTTGCCACCTGCAGTTCCCAAGCAATCGCCAAATCTTCTTGACTTCGTCCGACGAGTCAAACCTACCCCAGCAAGGAGCCGTGGCCGTGGAGAACGGAACCACCTTCACGATCACGGTGGAGCAGGTGCCAAGCTACCAGTACTTCCAAAGCGATTCGGCGCGAATGGTGAGTAAGATTTTTGCGATTCGGTCCCAGAACCGCGCTTCCTTTCCCACCATCACTGCTGACTCCGCAGCGCTTGTTTCCGGTTTCTTGCAGCTTCGCTTTGCCATGCAAGCGGACGGAGGGGGAATGCGGGGAAGCATCCTGCGGAAGGGGACTTTTGAATATCTGCTGACGGCCAGCAACCCCAGCGCAATGCCGTCGCAAGCCAGTGTTGATAGTTTCCTTGCGTCGTTCCAATTGCTCCCCCCGGCTCCGATTCAGTGGGAATCGTTCTCCAGCGAGGTGCTTGGGTTCAGCGTGGATTTTCCAGGGGAGCCGGAGATTGCCGAGCAGACCAACAATGCCCGGCGGTATGGCTCGCCCAATGATGAAGCAACCGCTGTTACGTTCCACGATATGCGAAACGGCGGCAAGTACACCGTGGGGGCTCTGCTGCTGAACCAGTACGCCCGCTTCCTTTCGACGGACACGCTGTTCCGCAGCGAAGTTCAGGGTTTTTACAGCAAGGACTCCATCCTCTCCAGCATGGAGATTGCCAGCAGCAATGGGAACGTTCGTGAGTATATCTACGGGCAACCACAGAACGTTGTGGCCACCCGCTACCGGCTGGTGCAGCAGGGGCGGCACGTGTTTCTGATTTCCTACTTCGGCAGCAAAAACCAGCTGCACGACTCAGCGGTTGATCGTTTCTTTGCCTCCTTTCAAGCGCATCCAACCAGCACCGAACAATGGGAGATGGCAGCCGACAAAGTCCCACAATTTTTCGGCGATCTTCTTGAAGAAGAATACAGCGGACCCGCCAGCACATTGGCCGAAAGAAGCGACGTAACGGAGTTGTTGAGAATGGAGCCACACCATACGCCCATTATCTATTCCACGATTGATTCTTTGCTGGCTGCCGGCTGGGCCAGCGAAGCCGAGGAAGCGGTGGCGGCAAACATCATCACGTGGTTGGAGGAGGTGAACGATACCGCAACCACGCAGTTTTTACGGGAGCGATACAGCGATTTCCCGAGCGAGCCGCTGCGGGAAGCTGTGCTTAACACGCTGATTGCCCTTGGCTCAAGGCAATCGCTGCAAGCTCTTTCCGAACTGCTGCAACAATACCAGCCCGATGGCAATCGCCTGCGGTGGCTTGCACGGGCAGGCATTGACAGCGGAACCACCGGGGTGATGTATCCCGGCATTCTAAGCCTTGCGGAACTTGAACCTTACCAAGAAGCCCTGTACTGGCTAACCTTGAGGGCGTTGGATAGCAATTTGATCTCCCTCGCCACGCTGGCCCCGCACCGCACGTTGCTGCTGCGGAACTTCCGCAACCACCTTGCAGAGTTTGTTCGATTGAACAACACGCAATCGAGCGAGAATAGCAGCGCTGGCGATGAAGCAGAACTGAATGAGGCGCGTTGGAACGTTCGATGGAAACTGCTGAACTTGGCCAATTACCTGAGCCGCCTTCCTGCGGTGGCGGATGTTGATTCGTTGCTGCGGGAGTGCGCGGCGGTAAGCGATCCCCAGATTGCGGCGGCGGCGGCAATCGCGCTGTTGCAGCACGGGGTGGAAGTGGATACCGGGGTGCTGCAACGCTACGCCACCCCACTGGAAAACCGCACGTGGCTGTACCGTTGGATGCTGGGCAGCGGGGTTGCCGAACATTTCCCCGCCGAATTCAAGAACCCGACTTCGTTTGCCACAAGTAGCCTTGCGGAGTGGTTCGAGGCGGAGGATGGAGTTCCCGCCATTATTGAATTGATTGCCGAACGAAGCATCCGCTGGAAAGGGGTGGTATCCGTTGGATACTTGTTCCGATTCACATGGGACAGCACCGCAGCCAGGGCAAACTGGAGCCGCGGGCTGGTGGTCGCAAACGCCGCAACGCAGCCCGACACCAACCCCACCATCCTTACCGACTATGATGCATTGGAGGGGCTAAGCGTGGATGAGCAGTTCCGGTATTTTATAGAGGTGATAGGAGAGTAG
- the hpnC gene encoding squalene synthase HpnC, which translates to MEPTNHTTPPQAKQWGTDEAFAHCQQIARGHYENFPVASVLIPKRLRPHVCAIYAFSRAADDVADEGDAPPEQRLRQLDEWEQNLDDACNGNPSGPVFTALAATIRQHSIPVQLLRDLLAAFRMDARNDGYATMADLLFYCRHSANPIGRLVLHLFGLATPERVRLSDMICTGLQLVNFWQDLSVDIPRGRLNIPREILQSFGCLPDHLRRGCCAPNCQQMIKQLTEDAGRLLREGRALLPLIPHRRLRWELTLTVRGGLAIARKIRLANYNTVAVRPTLGKMDAARLLVGR; encoded by the coding sequence ATGGAACCGACCAACCACACAACGCCGCCCCAGGCAAAGCAATGGGGAACGGACGAAGCCTTTGCCCACTGCCAACAGATAGCGCGTGGGCATTACGAGAATTTCCCCGTGGCCTCGGTTCTGATCCCCAAGCGATTGCGGCCTCACGTTTGCGCCATTTACGCCTTCAGCCGTGCGGCAGATGACGTTGCCGACGAAGGGGATGCCCCGCCCGAGCAGCGGCTGCGGCAGCTTGATGAATGGGAGCAAAACCTTGACGATGCGTGTAACGGAAACCCCAGTGGCCCGGTGTTCACGGCACTTGCGGCCACCATCCGCCAGCACTCCATTCCGGTGCAGCTGCTGCGCGATTTGCTGGCGGCGTTTCGGATGGATGCGCGCAACGATGGCTACGCCACAATGGCGGACCTGCTGTTCTACTGCCGCCACTCCGCCAACCCGATTGGGCGGCTGGTGCTTCACCTGTTTGGTTTGGCCACCCCGGAACGGGTTCGGCTTTCCGACATGATCTGCACGGGTCTGCAGTTGGTGAATTTTTGGCAGGACCTTTCGGTGGATATTCCCCGGGGGCGCCTGAATATCCCGCGCGAAATCTTGCAATCGTTCGGCTGCTTGCCGGACCACCTGCGGCGCGGATGCTGCGCCCCCAATTGCCAACAAATGATAAAACAGCTAACCGAAGACGCAGGGCGGTTGTTACGGGAGGGTCGCGCATTGCTGCCGCTGATTCCCCACCGCCGGTTGCGCTGGGAACTTACGCTGACGGTGCGCGGCGGGTTGGCAATCGCAAGGAAGATTCGGCTGGCAAACTACAACACCGTGGCCGTGCGTCCTACGCTGGGCAAAATGGATGCGGCAAGGCTGCTTGTGGGAAGGTGA
- the hpnD gene encoding presqualene diphosphate synthase HpnD: MGNLAVIDNEYAAMVTQQSRTSFYYSFSLLPRDERQAMHSVYAFCRYADDIIDEDDVAEEGTPVAAPEQRIARKRERLNRLRAEVERCYNGESRHPITRSLSAAVKRFKIPKQYFLTLLDGVEMDLVKNRYETFEELREYCYGVASVVGLICIEIFGYKYEETKEYAVNLGIALQLTNILRDVKSDAERGRIYLPLEDLRAFGYSESDLLENRYTLPFIELMRFQTRRAREYYGRARAALRPDERRTMFAAEIMDAIYYRMLEKIELNEFDIYRRKISVRTPHKLWIAFKLWLVTRVLTNRKSAAT, encoded by the coding sequence ATGGGCAACCTTGCAGTGATTGATAATGAGTATGCAGCAATGGTCACGCAGCAATCGCGGACCAGCTTCTACTACTCCTTCTCATTGCTACCGCGCGACGAGCGGCAGGCGATGCACTCGGTCTATGCCTTCTGCCGCTACGCCGATGACATTATTGATGAAGATGACGTTGCCGAAGAAGGGACCCCAGTGGCCGCGCCCGAACAACGGATTGCGCGGAAACGGGAGCGGCTGAACCGCCTGCGTGCAGAGGTTGAGCGATGCTACAACGGGGAGTCGCGCCACCCCATCACCCGTTCGCTTTCGGCAGCGGTCAAGCGGTTCAAGATTCCGAAGCAGTACTTCCTGACGTTACTTGATGGAGTGGAGATGGATTTAGTGAAGAACCGCTATGAGACGTTCGAGGAGTTGCGGGAATACTGCTACGGCGTTGCTTCGGTGGTGGGGCTGATTTGCATCGAGATTTTTGGCTACAAGTACGAAGAGACCAAGGAGTATGCCGTCAATCTTGGGATTGCCTTGCAGCTGACGAACATCCTGCGCGATGTGAAATCGGATGCCGAGCGTGGGCGTATCTACCTGCCGTTGGAGGACCTTCGGGCGTTTGGATACAGCGAAAGCGACCTGCTGGAAAACCGCTACACCTTGCCGTTTATCGAGCTGATGCGATTCCAGACCCGCCGCGCCCGCGAATATTATGGCCGCGCCCGCGCCGCGCTTCGCCCCGATGAACGCCGCACAATGTTCGCCGCCGAAATTATGGACGCGATTTACTACCGGATGCTGGAGAAGATTGAGTTGAATGAGTTCGATATCTACCGCCGGAAAATCTCGGTCCGTACGCCGCACAAACTTTGGATTGCCTTCAAACTCTGGCTGGTAACTCGCGTGCTGACCAACCGGAAATCAGCCGCGACGTAA
- a CDS encoding glycosyltransferase family 39 protein: MKSHHQQTLLILGCTLVGYMLIAFVLFADMPLRSDAAGYSKQAIAMSANFPGTEPFYWPPALPSILAAAYTLFGQSLAVARVTNILLLVLMVYGVILVATQATNDERKGRIAGWMAALYPASFLMAGQTYSQHLTAVGLLFAAYWLMLAYRRGALVWYLLAGIALGVAAVTRASPMSLLPALAIVAAVAYWRLRDQQTPAAIATRKSLMPGAALFLVGTGLLVMPAMYHNVQHGAGWSISTKDESNVLVGNCKYTHHYKTSHLASDDFALMEPEVREYLIRMRELPDARNAMMREAVNYVIDHPGITAWRTLSRIRAFWGFDYMLSREIQNQYQLSNLQLLVPLSLEAGGYVIVMIGVLLGLFFARDQFASPALPLLLVMAISYQVPYMLAFAAGTYHFPVVFLLLPIACVGWGWALQSWRMRWPQIAQRRWFWAAVALFALVQIEYGYWAIALR; encoded by the coding sequence TTGAAATCTCATCATCAACAGACCCTGCTAATCCTTGGCTGTACGCTTGTGGGGTACATGCTGATTGCCTTTGTGCTGTTTGCCGATATGCCGTTGCGCTCCGATGCCGCCGGATATTCCAAACAGGCGATTGCCATGTCCGCGAACTTCCCCGGCACCGAACCCTTCTACTGGCCCCCGGCCTTGCCCTCCATTTTGGCCGCGGCCTACACGCTGTTTGGCCAGAGCTTGGCGGTTGCCAGGGTGACGAATATCCTGCTGCTGGTGCTGATGGTGTACGGGGTGATACTGGTGGCAACCCAGGCCACGAACGATGAGCGAAAAGGGAGGATAGCGGGGTGGATGGCGGCGCTCTATCCGGCATCGTTTCTGATGGCTGGGCAGACCTACAGCCAGCACCTAACGGCGGTGGGATTGCTGTTCGCTGCCTACTGGCTGATGTTGGCGTACCGGCGTGGAGCGTTGGTGTGGTACTTGTTAGCGGGCATAGCATTGGGGGTTGCAGCGGTGACGCGAGCCTCGCCGATGAGCCTGCTTCCGGCGTTGGCGATAGTGGCTGCGGTGGCGTATTGGCGGCTTCGTGACCAGCAAACGCCTGCGGCAATTGCTACGCGGAAATCCTTGATGCCCGGGGCTGCACTCTTTTTGGTCGGGACGGGGCTGCTGGTGATGCCGGCAATGTACCACAACGTGCAGCACGGTGCCGGGTGGAGCATCTCAACGAAAGATGAGAGTAACGTGCTGGTTGGGAACTGCAAGTACACCCACCACTACAAGACAAGCCACTTAGCCTCCGATGATTTTGCACTGATGGAACCGGAGGTGCGTGAGTATTTAATCCGTATGCGCGAGCTTCCCGATGCACGGAACGCAATGATGAGGGAAGCGGTGAACTATGTGATAGATCATCCGGGCATCACCGCATGGCGAACCTTAAGCCGCATTCGTGCCTTCTGGGGATTCGATTACATGCTCTCGCGCGAGATACAGAACCAGTATCAGCTGTCGAACCTCCAGCTCTTGGTTCCGCTATCGCTGGAAGCGGGTGGGTATGTGATTGTGATGATAGGGGTCTTGCTTGGCCTGTTCTTTGCGCGGGATCAGTTCGCATCCCCCGCACTCCCTTTGCTTCTTGTGATGGCCATCAGCTACCAGGTTCCCTACATGTTGGCGTTTGCTGCGGGGACGTATCACTTCCCTGTCGTGTTCCTGTTGTTGCCGATTGCCTGTGTGGGTTGGGGATGGGCGTTGCAATCATGGCGGATGCGGTGGCCGCAGATTGCTCAGCGGCGGTGGTTCTGGGCTGCGGTTGCCTTGTTTGCCTTGGTTCAGATTGAGTATGGCTACTGGGCGATTGCGCTGCGGTAG